Below is a genomic region from Acomys russatus chromosome 3, mAcoRus1.1, whole genome shotgun sequence.
AGGTCTGCTGCGCTCCCACACTCATCTGTCATTCTCCCCACAGCACCCACCACACAAAACACTTTGCTTGGGGTGGTGAGTAGGCCTTATGTGCACTTTCCTGCATCTGTAATTCCTGTGGCGCCTTCTGCTCCCTTAGCATTAAGACCTATCTGGGGGCCCATGCACAGCAGTGAGGTCAGAGCCTCCTCATACTCCAGAATTTCTGTCATGGCAGAGGCATCTTCAAGTTCTCCCCCCACAACTCCAGGCATCTTAAGGCCAACTTTCAAGCCTATCTTTGGCAGTATAGAACCACTTAAAACTATGTCCTCCACAGCTCCCGTGTCCACCAGGGAGCCCTCTCCTTCACTGAGTTCCACCTCTAGTCATCTTTTCCACAGCCTAGCCACCACAGCCCCCTGTGTGGTTACATCTGCCATTCCAGCCAGCATATCCAAAGACCATGGTGTGGATTTGAACATAGTGACCAGCACCACAGGCAGCTCTTACTCTGTCCCTTCTTGCCACACTTTTCTGCTTGGAGCCTCCCAGGGCCTTTCCCCAGATACTCATTTAATTTTCCCATGCCAACATGCTACAGTTCCCACTGTGCACACAGTCACTATCTTTAGCCAGGTTCTTACTAGTGCCATCCAGTTATCCCCCCTTAGAAGCACGGCTAAACTGAAGGGGGTGAGCCGGCCTCCAGTGACCTCAGCCATCTCCAGTGTGACTTCAGCACTCACAGGATCTTTGGGGTCAAGCCCAaagcctcctcctccatcatcccAAAGTACTTTCCAGTCTTCACTTGGGGCCACGGATGAGCTGAAGCAATGTTCTCTTCATCTAGCTCCTGCCCCAACCTTCAGTACCTCATTCCTTTCAGAGAACCCAATTGTGTCCCCAATCCAGGGGCTACCTCCTGCTCAACCTGTCCTTAGCAAGACTTCACAACCAGCTTCCGGGGGATTGACTTCTTCAGCTTCCATTATCCACACTCCTGCTACTATTCAGTCAGGCATTGGCAGCACGCTAGCTGGTTTTCCATTCAGTAAAGCTAGTTCAACCACCCCTGGGGTTGTCAGACAGAACCATCAGAGCAGGGCCTACACCTCAGTATTTGGCAGTACAGCCCCAAGACCTTTTGCTTTTGGGGGATTAGTGACTCCTATGGATTGTGGGGAGCCTGAAGCCCCACAAAGGAGAACTTCGGGAGCAGGACAGAGTGAGACCCCAAGTGCCCTACCTCCCTTGGTACAATACTGGAACCAGAGTATGCAGGGCCTTTCTAACCAGATCGCACCTTTGGCCAGCATTACTGCAAGAAAGACCATGTGTGGGTCCCCCTCCCTGGTCCCTTTTGCTCAGAGCACCCCTGTACTTGGAGTAAGTAAGGCAGTTAGCAGTCTCGGCCTTGGGATACCCTCTCCAACTGTGCAGGATTCTGTGGGGAGAGATTCTTTGAAGTCATGGGCACCTTCATTCTGTATTGGCACAAAATCGAAAATCCCAAGGAATCGGGAGCCAGGGCGCTCCCGAAGACTTCACACGTACAAGAAATAGCCTAGTCTCCTTGCCACATTTCAATGAAGAGACTCAAACTTTCTCAGCACTATAGAAAACATATCCCAGACCAGAAACCTGTAGGTGCTCCCTCTGTGTATCCTTAAGTATTCCAAAAAGGTAGGCCACCAATGTGTCATCTAGTGCAGACAGAGTATGAGGCTGCCTGGGACCAAAGCCACTGAAGTGGGGTAGAAACTTGGATGTCCTCTCCACCCACTTCTCCCTGTATAACTGTGATTTCACAAGAGCACAGTCCCCCATTTGGAGAATGGACATGGCAGGAAGATAGCAAACATCTTTGGGTGCAGATAAGTTGACCCTAGGTCTTAGCCTTCCTTTATTTGGGCTCTAAGAGGTGCTTGGCTTTTTAATCCCATAGAGACACCAAGTTCTCAGTCCTCAGTGCTTGTTACTCAGGGCTTTCTTGGGAGTGTTTAGGTGTGATCTGACATGGAATGAGCCAATTCTTGAGGGTCAAGGTCATCTCTGAGCATCCCCACGTGTGTCTCTTAGCACCACTTTGTAAAGTCGCCCCAGTCTTTTCCCAAAGAGGTAATGGCTTAGCCTCATCTTTCTTTTGGTCAGTTTAATGTACAAGTCGAACTAGTGAAGATTCATCCTGTTAGGCCTGAAAGGTCATCCCTCAGTCTGGGAAAGGGAGGCTCTTGGCCAGTTCCTGCTAGGATCAAAGCAGGCAGatccctctctcttttctaccAGTTTCTCCACTTGCTGCCCTCCACTTGGCTTTCATGGAGACTTGCTCTTTTCACTGTTGGTTTCTGGTGTGGATGCTTTCAGCTGGGTTTGGAGCAAGAATGATCTGTAGAAATGGTGGGAAGTTGGCAAAGCCAAATTTCAATTGCATAAATTCATCTGCAGCTTGGCTGGTGGGACCAATCaaataagaataagaaggctTCAGGCTGAAAGGACTGACTCTTAAGTGCATAGCAGCAGTTTGATCTTAAAAGACAGCTTCTCAGGAAGTTGAAGGCAGAGGCGACAGTGGAATGCTGATGTCTTCTCTCTTGTCCTTACACCATAGACCACCATAGGAACCGAAAATGCCCAAGTAGGGAAACCAAAGCTcacctttcattttcatttctttgtatttgcaTCTCATCAAATCAACCCTTTCTATATCCTCATCTTCCTCAAAAAGGGTCATCAGGGCATGAAGCCCTTAGGCCAGACAATAAAGCCTGGAAAGGGGAAAACAGCAAGTACCTAAGCTGACTTCAGCCCTCAAACCAGTAGGAAGTACATGAGTAAGCTGGATATCTTCCTCAGAACTTCCTAGCAATCCGTGCACACTAAGGCATACATGCTGCTTTGAAtacatttattacatattttaaattttacaaataccTTGGAGAAAGTAATTGAAAGAGTAATCGATCTtaaattgaatgaaaaaataaaaatacattgttgaaa
It encodes:
- the Pom121l2 gene encoding POM121-like protein 2 — its product is MGSYLGKAGSSPRSPAHGHAEAREKPANRRPARPLYQVHRVQHVHRVQPSRRHKPARRPPNWDPANPATFVSEAWKRFPMKRPQNPIMGSLPSDWWESYLKRNIWSLRHPRATWSPVTVKITPPERRSRPLLSASRVVSSTGPAEELPSRCGKDPVLRALLECRKGRARWEEPVFRESSDNKRNSTTAWSAFKPLVKSGATVSFVARPGSLKRSLHAQSTDHKSKRSGCSSVALLASIHTQGPPSTKRNAITSSYSSSRDLSEAWKRHFSKTSVQSPEWSLKKKGKSPNSHPSVTLSNSGQLNGKIPLLRPGDPLLPTPCQQGHMIEEDRTLERQAGLSNQTRRATPGTAATESVPDTRAGLQPALSLRRPSETVLTTYMSPQLESLKNMPAPYGCSQLEHLQGVSSDSEPSAASIPASPSAPTTAVTDSTWLSSTPQALRSAALPHSSVILPTAPTTQNTLLGVVSRPYVHFPASVIPVAPSAPLALRPIWGPMHSSEVRASSYSRISVMAEASSSSPPTTPGILRPTFKPIFGSIEPLKTMSSTAPVSTREPSPSLSSTSSHLFHSLATTAPCVVTSAIPASISKDHGVDLNIVTSTTGSSYSVPSCHTFLLGASQGLSPDTHLIFPCQHATVPTVHTVTIFSQVLTSAIQLSPLRSTAKLKGVSRPPVTSAISSVTSALTGSLGSSPKPPPPSSQSTFQSSLGATDELKQCSLHLAPAPTFSTSFLSENPIVSPIQGLPPAQPVLSKTSQPASGGLTSSASIIHTPATIQSGIGSTLAGFPFSKASSTTPGVVRQNHQSRAYTSVFGSTAPRPFAFGGLVTPMDCGEPEAPQRRTSGAGQSETPSALPPLVQYWNQSMQGLSNQIAPLASITARKTMCGSPSLVPFAQSTPVLGVSKAVSSLGLGIPSPTVQDSVGRDSLKSWAPSFCIGTKSKIPRNREPGRSRRLHTYKK